Proteins encoded by one window of Amaranthus tricolor cultivar Red isolate AtriRed21 chromosome 4, ASM2621246v1, whole genome shotgun sequence:
- the LOC130809847 gene encoding polygalacturonate 4-alpha-galacturonosyltransferase, which translates to MATKRGLLSIKSRPNASSSCFSTSSIVSFFFLLVIFPLFFFVGRGLHLSSSSGNEISLGTVNKNAEWRERLILQHLKPFISKELVDVISVNVEDLGPLSLDSFKRSNVSASWKVGHENSDYSSFEAKHTGNNAKQEKLKGNQDTSSDDHTDVVDSPAVQMRRRLREKKREKRAADLVKQDDETILKLENAAIQRSKSVDSAILGKYNIWRRENENENTDNTVRLMRDQIIMARVYIGIAKMKNKLDLFQELQNRLKESQRALGEATADSDLSHSAPEKIKAMGQVLSKAREQLYDCKLVTGKLRAMLQSAEEQVRSLKKQSTFLSQLAAKTIPNGIHCLAMRLTIDYYLLPLEKRKFPKSENLENPKLYHYALFSDNVLAASVVVNSTIMHAKEPEKHVFHLVTDKLNFGAMNMWFLLNPPGKATIHVENVDEFKWLNSSYCPVLRQLESAAMKEYYFKADHPTTFSSGASNLKYRNPKYLSMLNHLRFYLPQIYPKLDKILFLDDDIVVQKDLTALWSVDLHGKVNGAVETCGESFHRFDKYLNFSNPHISRNFDPSACGWAYGMNLFDLKEWKNKDITGIYHKWQNMNEDRTLWKLGTLPPGLITFYGLTHPLEKSWHVLGLGYNPSIDKSEIEKAAVIHYNGNMKPWLEIAMTKYRSYWTKYIKYDHPYLQRCNLSE; encoded by the exons ATGGCGACGAAAAGGGGGTTATTGAGTATCAAAAGTAGACCCAATGCATCTTCATCTTGCTTTTCTACTTCCTCCATTGTTTCATTCTTCTTTCTTCTCGTGATAtttcctcttttcttctttGTCGGTCGTGGTCTTcatctttcatcttcttctG GGAATGAGATTTCATTGGGTACTGTGAATAAG AATGCAGAGTGGAGAGAAAGACTTATTTTGCAACATTTAAAGCCATTCATCTCAAAAGAG CTTGTTGATGTCATCTCAGTTAATGTGGAGGACCTTGGGCCACTGAGTCTTGATTCATTTAAAAGAAGCAATGTTTCTGCGTCTTGGAAGGTTGGACATGAGAATTCTGATTATTCTTCTTTTGAG GCAAAGCATACAGGCAACAATGCAAAACAAGAGAAGTTGAAAGGCAATCAAGATACCTCATCAG ATGATCACACTGATGTAGTGGATTCACCAGCTGTGCAGATGCGAAGG AGGTTAAGAGAGAAAAAACGCGAGAAACGTGCGGCTGATCTGGTAAAGCAGGATGATGAAACTATTCTGAAACTCGAGAATGCTGCAATTCAGCGCTCTAAGTCAGTTGATTCTGCAATATTGGGAAAATATAATATATGGAGgagagaaaatgaaaatgagaacacTGATAATACAGTACGCTTGATGCGGGATCAAATCATTATGGCAAGAGTGTACATTGGCATTGCTAAGATGAAGAATAAGCTAGATTTGTTTCAAGAGCTTCAGAACAGGCTTAAAGAGAGCCAACGTGCTTTGGGAGAGGCAACTGCTGATTCTGATCTTTCTCACAG TGCACCTGAGAAGATCAAAGCGATGGGCCAAGTTCTTTCAAAAGCTAGAGAACAATTGTATGATTGTAAGCTGGTGACAGGAAAATTGAGGGCCATGCTTCAATCTGCTGAGGAACAAGTGAGGAGCTTGAAAAAACAAAGCACATTTCTGAGCCAGTTAGCTGCAAAAACTATTCCAAATGGAATCCATTGTCTAGCTATGCGCTTGACTATAGATTATTACCTTCTTCCGTTGGAGAAACGAAAGTTCCCTAAGAGCGAGAATTTGGAAAATCCCAAACTTTACCACTATGCACTTTTTTCTGATAATGTGTTGGCTGCTTCTGTGGTTGTGAACTCAACTATCATGCATGCTAAG GAGCCAGAGAAACACGTTTTTCATCTTGTTACTGATAAGCTCAATTTTGGTGCTATGAACATGTGGTTTCTTTTGAATCCTCCTGGAAAAGCCACTATCCATGTAGAAAACGTTGATGAATTCAAGTGGTTGAACTCATCATATTGTCCTGTACTGCGACAGCTCGAGTCTGCTGCTATGAAAGAATATTATTTCAAGGCGGATCATCCAACTACTTTCTCATCAGGGGCATCAAATCTGAAATATAGAAACCCCAAGTACTTATCAATGCTTAATCACTTAAGGTTCTATCTTCCACAGATCTATCCAAAATTAGATAAGATTTTGTTTCTAGATGATGACATTGTTGTTCAGAAGGATTTGACTGCATTGTGGTCAGTGGACCTTCATGGAAAAGTTAATGGTGCTGTGGAAACTTGCGGAGAGAGCTTTCACCGGTTTGATAAATATTTGAACTTTTCAAATCCACACATTTCCAGAAATTTCGACCCTAGTGCATGCGGGTGGGCATATGGAATGAATCTTTTTGATCTCAAGGAGTGGAAGAACAAGGATATCACTGGCATATATCACAAGTGGCAAAATAtg AATGAAGATAGGACACTTTGGAAGCTCGGAACATTACCTCCAGGACTTATTACATTCTATGGGCTTACGCATCCACTTGAGAAGTCATGGCACGTACTTGGTTTGGGATATAATCCTAGTATTGACAAGTCAGAGATTGAAAAGGCCGCCGTTATACATTACAATGGTAACATGAAGCCATGGTTGGAGATTGCAATGACCAAATACAGATCATACTGGACAAAGTACATCAAGTATGACCACCCCTATCTTCAGAGATGCAACTTAAGTGAGTAA